The Coffea arabica cultivar ET-39 chromosome 3c, Coffea Arabica ET-39 HiFi, whole genome shotgun sequence genome contains a region encoding:
- the LOC140038180 gene encoding uncharacterized protein, which yields MYWPDYHDGLFGELWRFGPCYPRAEAIVRQEEKQHAFDFVLEKSKPLFPHILDRLKASEGEARAAYSEDALPDISGDEFVNMMAIDGCFNLLVAFSILGQGIFGFKIGFEDSHGSFGTGFVRDNMEMWLQSMFLVGNQIPFVVLEQLMKLRFFEGLKRRYKWKQPSGLLKRAVHMLLTTELDPKPVDLIHCLQICLLGTRSGSDVGISIMVNDVGGDEVDDLPSAVELCRKGIAFAALGEGLGSRGIHYKHDPFNGVLYLPIFKVDRYTALMVECLHKYEIVQKARGIKPESTSFFKLLSELIRTEQDVDLFSSQGVILGGSAEALPEILSEFDDVEPCDFDQPAILSYGCIEMILQAQQRSLSKEDLEAIIIMEHFGTIFSTSEAIDAVIQSVWR from the exons ATGTATTGGCCAGACTATCATGATGGCCTATTTGGAGAATTATGGAGATTTGGCCCCTGTTATCCGCGAGCAGAGGCAATTGTCAGACAAGAAGAGAAGCAGCATGCTTTCGATTTCGTATTGGAGAAGTCGAAACCTCTTTTTCCACATATTTTGGATAGATTAAAAGCAAGTGAAGGAGAAGCAAGAGCTGCTTATTCTGAGGATGCTCTACCGGATATCAGTGGAGATGAATTTGTAAACATGATGGCAATTGATGGTTGCTTTAATCTCTTGGTTGCGTTCTCCATTCTTGGACAGGGAATATTTGGTTTCAAAATTGGGTTTGAGGATAGCCATGGCTCTTTTGGGACAGGATTTGTCCGCGACAACATGGAGATGTGGCTTCAATCCATGTTCCTTGTTGGTAACCAAATCCCATTTGTAGTGCTGGAGCAGTTGATGAAACTGAGATTCTTCGAGGGACTGAAAAGGCGATACAAATGGAAGCAACCATCGGGATTGCTAAAAAGAGCTGTACACATGTTACTCACAACGGAGTTGGACCCGAAACCAGTCGATCTGATACACTGCCTCCAGATATGTTTGCTTGGAACAAGAAGTGGCTCAGATGTTGGTATCTCAATAATGGTCAATGATGTGGGCGGCGATGAAGTTGATGATTTACCTTCAGCCGTGGAACTTTGCAGAAAAGGCATTGCATTTGCAGCACTAGGGGAAGGCCTGGGAAGCAGAGGGATTCATTACAAGCATGATCCCTTCAATGGTGTTCTTTACTTGCCTATCTTCAAGGTTGACAGGTACACAGCGCTGATGGTGGAATGCCTTCACAAATATGAGATTGTTCAAAAAGCCAGAGGGATTAAACCAGAATCAACCTCCTTCTTTAAGCTTTTGAGTGAGTTAATTCGTACAGAACAAGATGTTGACCTGTTTTCCTCCCAAGGAGTCATTCTAGGCGGCAGTGCAGAGGCGTTGCCAGAAATTCTGAGCGAGTTTGATGACGTGGAACCATGTGATT TTGATCAGCCAGCGATCTTATCTTATGGCTGCATAGAGATGATCTTACAGGCACAGCAGCGATCTTTA TCGAAAGAGGATTTAGAAGCTATTATTATCATGGAACATTTTGGCACAATTTTTTCTACTTCTGAGGCAATTGATGCAGTCATCCAATCCGTGTGGAGATGA